In Heteronotia binoei isolate CCM8104 ecotype False Entrance Well chromosome 1, APGP_CSIRO_Hbin_v1, whole genome shotgun sequence, the genomic window aggagtggggaatcaaacccagttctcccagataagagtccgcacttaaccaccacactaaactggctctctttttatagtttatatttttatattgttatatgCTTCTGGTATGTAATAATGTAAAATATTATTATATTAGTAGTAtatttatacaataaaatacattattaTATGCTTGGTATATAATACATTATACTCcgccatacaataaataaataaatgtggcgtATAGACGGAGTCACAGTATGCTTCCCAGCACTCAGATATGAGCAGAGCAGTCTGGGAAAACTCATGAAGTGAGTGCCTGGTGTGAGATTCCTGAAGCTCATTCCTGGCTTGTCTGTCTTGTACTCTGTAGCTGAAATAGAGTTGGTGGAACGGCAGGAGAGAAGCGTTTTAAATCAATTCCTTGTCTCTTTTTCCTCCCCCCAGGCTTGTCCTCCTTTCTCCAGAGCGTTGCCAGCAACACCGCCCAGCCGAGCGAGAGCGCATCTCAGAGCACCGCTGCGTCTCCCGCCACCACAGCGGCCCCTTGCGTCAAAGGGAGGAGTGTTTCTTCCAATGCTCAGTCTTTCGTGCCGCAGGGTTTTGCTTATTctcccaactcttcttcttcggAGGTTTCTTCCACATCTGTCAACAAGGCTCCCCTCGGCCATAGCCCAGGGCTTCCCAGTTCCAGTTTTAAACCCCCTGCCAACACCTTGGGTTTTGCCAGCTCCCAGACTGGCAGCCCTTCCCTTCGGCCAGCAGAGAACCCGCTGAGCCAGTCTTCCGAAATTTCGGAGACGAAAGTGGAGTCTGAACCGACTTCTCCTAGCCTGGAAATGAAGATACACAACTTCCTCAAGGGCAACCCTGGCTTCAGCGGCTTGAATCTGAACATCCCGATTTTAAGTAGCTTGGGATCCGCCGTGCCACCCGAGAGCCATCCCTCCTCCCCGGATTTCAGCCGAGGGCCCACGAGCACTTCAATGGACAGCATAGACGGCACTCCTGTTCGCGACGAGCGGAGCGGAACGCCGACTCAGGACGAGATGATGGACAAACCCTCATCTAGCAACGTCGACACTCTCTCCCTGCTCTCAAAGATAATCAGTCCAGGCTCTTCTACGCCTAGCAGCACCAGGTCCCCTCTTCAGAGCAGAGAGGACAGCTATCCCCAAGAGCTCTCTAATTCTTCATACAGGTCTTTCGGGATGGGTAGGGATTCTCCGGCCAGCATGTACAAACAGTCCTCTGACAGCATGGAATTACCTTCCTCCTTAATGGACTCCCCTCAGGAAAAGTTCTACCCTGACACTTCCTTCCAGGAGGACGAAGATTACCGTGACTTCGATTATTCTGGCCCTCCACCCTCTGCCTTGGTCAACCTGGAGAAGCAACCGGGAAAATCTATCCTGAAATCTGGTAAACTTGCTGATTCTGCGGAGTACCAGCCAGTTCTGCCTGGATACAGTCAAAGGACCTCTGGATTTGGCATCAAATCCTCTTTCCCTCCGTCGGTGAGATCTCTTCATGACCAGAGCGAAAGCTGCGATCCGTTGTCCTCTCCTGGCATGTATGGGAGTTACAGTTTACGGGGGAACGACTCCGGTTCAGACGCATCCCCTACGCCGAGTAAGAACGATGCTTTTTTCAGCCCGGATTCCAATCACAACAGCTTGTCCAAACCGATGCCACACGCCGGCCTATCGCAGAAACAGTATCCAGATTCCCCTCATCTGGTTCCACACAGGTCGTCGCTCTTCTCATCCCAGAATGCACTCTTGACTCCAGCTAGCACGGATAAACCTGTAGCGTCTTCCATCTCAGCCACTTCAACCATTGAGTTTAAGAACATGCTCAAAAATGCATCTCGAAAGCCCTCTGACGATAGCAAGCATTTTAGCCAGGGCCCAAAGGGGGGTCCCAGCGACGGTCCCAACCTCAGCCAGGCGGGTATTTCTGCCATAGAGCAGCAACAAGAGGAGCATTACCGGATTGAGACCAGAGTCTCTTCCTCGTGTCTTGATTTGCCCGATAGCACTGAAGAGAAAGGAGCCCCTATAGAAACCTTAGGTTACCATAACGCGTCCAACAGGGGGATGTCCGGGGAGCCCATTCAGACGGTCGAGTCCATCAGAATTCTCGGGAAAGGGAGCAGAGGACACGGGCGCGAAGCCGGCAGGGCGGGGTGGTTTGAGATGAGCAGTGCAGGGAGCTCCTTCGACAATGGGCCTTCGAGCGCCACGGAGATGCCTGCCATGGGCGCCGGCGGCAGCGTGTCCAGCTTCCAGACCCAGTACAAAGACCGCGGGCCGCCGTTTCAAGAGAGCGTGAACACCTTCAGAACAAACAGCTTTAGCGCTTCCTTTGACCGTCACGTGCCACCGCCACTCGGGCCGCCTCCCATGGAGCATGggacttccttcccaagggaccagTTGGGGCCGCCTCCTGCGGGGCCTCAGTCTCTTCCACCACCGAAGGATCTCAGCAGCATTTTCCCCAGGGATCACTCGGTCCCCCCTCCACGCATGCCATCAGTGGATCACGCTAGCCCTTTCTCGAAAGAACCGCCATCCCCTCTGTCCTTGCCTCACGGCGTTCCTCCGCCCCCGCCTCCTTCCTTAGAACGTGGGGGAGTCCCATTTCCCAATCAGccgccccctcctctccccgTGGAACGCCCCAGCGTCCCTTTCTCCACCCCTCCGCCACCTCCTGGGGATCTCGGCCTCCcattccccgctcctcccctcGCCGCAGACCACGGGGTCCCGTTCAGCAAGGATCTGGGTGCCGTTCATCAAGGGACAATGAAAGAGCATTTTAACATACAGTCCGGAGCATCCCGGGACCAAGGCACCCAGCCTCAGCGCGACCACGGCGGTCAGTCCCTTGGTCGAGCTCGAGAGAACGTGGTGGGCTTGTCGCCCCTTGGAAGAGATCCTCTGGGGCCAACCCTTAATGTCGGATCCTCTGTCCTCTCTCACAGGGACAACACAAACCGAGGTGGGCTGGGTGTTAGGAACCAGCGGCCAGACTTTAGGCCTAGGGAGTCGTTCTTAAATAGAGACCCCTTTAACAACTTAAAAAGGCCTCGGCCCCCGTTTGCCCGGGGCCCGCCGTTCTTTGCACCAAAACGCCCCTTCTTCCCTCCCAGGTACTGAATGAAGGTGTTTCCGGAACTTTCTAGAGAGCAGTGGAAGTAGCGCTTTCACTTTCATTTCAATTTTCCTCCCCTAAAGGGCCCCACAACATTTTTGGTTCTGAATTAAGGTATGTTCTGTGCTACAACATATATATACCTATCTAAATATATATATCTATCACATTCTGTTGGTttctgcgggggaggggggaggggttagtTGTTGGCCTAAAATGTAGGGGGTGCTGCAAAATAATTTAAGAACTAATCTTAAATTTGTTGATGAACTAATAATAAAGAAAAACTTTCAGTAGCTACAAATAATTAATCTACCATGGGGATTTTTTAAAGCCAGTTCCCCAGACCGGAGCCTAGGAGAGAGGCGGAAGTCATGGAGGATCCCGCACAGACAGGGGAAGGGAGGTCCAAGTTCTAAAGAATTCAGAGCCTGTCTTTTTTCCCTGGCGACTGTCacccgtcctgagcctgcctttttGCCCCCACTTGCTTCAGCTCCTCCCCTCAGTGGTTTGTGCTTCTTTTTCTCCTTGGTGCCCGTTGGGAGCTCATATGGGGCGTTTTCACCACCGGAGCAAAAAAGGGAGAGGGGCGGCCATCTTTGCATGCTAATCCTTTCCTTTCTCGCAGCCCTTTTTAGGTTCCTAAAAAGTTCCCCTCCGTTTCTCAGTTTGGTTAGAGTAGCACGACCTCGACATCAGCCTGGAATCTGCCCAGGTAGACGGGCGGTCTGATCAGCCAGTCTCAGGTGGTAGAACactagggtggtggtgggggagcctGTTCCTTCCCCCTTGGCCTGCAGTTGCTGTGCTTCTCGCTGGCTGAGGCTCGTGGgggcggaagggggggggggagtgcacgACGGGGTGGTTTGGCCTGTTGCTTCGTTCCTCTAGTTCCATATTTACTCCTTGGTTCTAGCCAAAGCTTTTCTTTTTGTCCTTCGCACAGAGACAGGCTAGTTGGTAACCCCGGACCTGGAATGGGCCCTTCACTCGCCAATCATAATTTTAAACAGAATCCCTAAGGGAGCTTGGTTTTGCTGGCTGCTGTTTgtagaggtctctcccctgggcgCACTCAGCAGAGGTTTTTTCCTGCTTTCTAAAAAGGAAGCGCACACGAGCTGTTGGGAGAAGCGCCTTTTGGTCTTGACCTTCCAGGTGCGCATTTAGGTAGCGGGTTTGTACGCTTGCGCTGCTGTCTTGGCTTAGTCCATTTGCATCTTCTCCGGGGCCCAGACGGTGGGGCTGGATGGCTTCTATTCACCGCACGGCTCTGACACCAGCATGCTTCTTCTCTGCTGCTTTCCTTGGTGTTGCACGCTAAGCTGAGGGCAGGTTAAGTATGCAGTAGCGCCAGGcagattctctttctctcttccgcCCCTCCAACCCTGCCATCTTTACTCTTCTCGATAGATGGCTGTAGGCGTAGACTACTTTTGTGTGAAAACTGGGGTTTTGTtaacagttaattttttttttaaatgcaatctTTTAGGCAACTGGGAAGTTGCATTCCATTCTGCCATTTGTGTGTTTGCAACACCCCTTAGATTGTGTGCGTGCGCACGCATATTTAATTTTTAGCACAGAGGATATACCGTTTATATACCGAGAGAATTTCAAACGTCCTGGACTTACGAACGTGTCTTAATCAATCTTATCCCAGACTTCCAGAAGATGCCAGGTTAGACCACCAAGGTAGCGGGGTGGGAGGGGCGGAATTCCATACAAACGCAGGAGAGCCCCGCGACTGTGGGTCTGCTCCGTGGGGCATCGTCCCTTAATTAACAGTCGAGTCCTGTTCCAGCCTGGGCCAAAGGGAGCGACAGACTCAACCGAAAGTTCCGCAGGGGCTGCGACAAGACGGATGAAACGGAACGCCTGGCTGTGGGGATGATGGGAAACTCGCGGCGGGGGGGTGTCTGGGACAGGGCGGAGAACTGGCGGCTTTGCTCTTCCGACCTCTCCCCAGAGTGCCCTGGAGGCTGTGAGGGACCTGCTTGTCCTCCACCCCGTAAGGACAGCCACCGGGAGGGCGAGTTCAAGACAGCCCTGCCTTTTT contains:
- the RPRD2 gene encoding LOW QUALITY PROTEIN: regulation of nuclear pre-mRNA domain-containing protein 2 (The sequence of the model RefSeq protein was modified relative to this genomic sequence to represent the inferred CDS: deleted 1 base in 1 codon), which codes for MAAGGGGSSGGGKASSSSSSSSSSSSSSSSSSSGAPALLEATLERKLQALTNTMESIQSLSSWCLENKRHHAAIAHLWMKAMRRAAFPHRLNLFYLANDVIQNCKRKNAIVFRDTFAEVLPEAATLVKDPSVAKSIERIFKIWEDRNVYPEETIVLLKEALSSTFKTQKQQQKETQSKQPTKSWKKSQTSVNPKVALKSKIVAEFRPQSLVDELLRHKHSEDQIELKEKQLATMRVDVCSTETLKCLKDKTGGKKFSKEFEEASAKLEEFVNSLDKQVRNGPSLTEVLENAGIFYEAQYKEVKVVANAYKTFANRVNNLKKKLDQLKATLPDPEESPVPSPSMDAPSPTGSESPFQGMGEEDNSPSPQVERKKSPSPEPATDNNDVEDMELSDMEEDAPKIIVEERKESPAASVPATPKVTDSVPKASPAAVAPAVGGVAAAAAAGATTHAPAPVTPPTPKPANPAPLPPSPALALPNLANVDLAKISSILSSLTSVMKNTGVSPASRPSPGTPTSPTALTGGLKAPLAGAPSAPPNPLANILSKVEITPESILSVLSKTQTQATPTLQGLSSFLQSVASNTAQPSESASQSTAASPATTAAPCVKGRSVSSNAQSFVPQGFAYSPNSSSSEVSSTSVNKAPLGHSPGLPSSSFKPPANTLGFASSQTGSPSLRPAENPLSQSSEISETKVESEPTSPSLEMKIHNFLKGNPGFSGLNLNIPILSSLGSAVPPESHPSSPDFSRGPTSTSMDSIDGTPVRDERSGTPTQDEMMDKPSSSNVDTLSLLSKIISPGSSTPSSTRSPLQSREDSYPQELSNSSYRSFGMGRDSPASMYKQSSDSMELPSSLMDSPQEKFYPDTSFQEDEDYRDFDYSGPPPSALVNLEKQPGKSILKSGKLADSAEYQPVLPGYSQRTSGFGIKSSFPPSVRSLHDQSESCDPLSSPGMYGSYSLRGNDSGSDASPTPSKNDAFFSPDSNHNSLSKPMPHAGLSQKQYPDSPHLVPHRSSLFSSQNALLTPASTDKPVASSISATSTIEFKNMLKNASRKPSDDSKHFSQGPKGGPSDGPNLSQAGISAIEQQQEEHYRIETRVSSSCLDLPDSTEEKGAPIETLGYHNASNRGMSGEPIQTVESIRILGKGSRGHGREAGRAGWFEMSSAGSSFDNGPSSATEMPAMGAGGSVSSFQTQYKDRGPPFQESVNTFRTNSFSASFDRHVPPPLGPPPMEHGTSFPRDQLGPPPAGPQSLPPPKDLSSIFPRDHSVPPPRMPSVDHASPFSKEPPSPLSLPHGVPPPPPPSLERGGVPFPNQPPPPLPVERPSVPFSTPPPPPGDLGLPFPAPPLAADHGVPFSKDLGAVHQGTMKEHFNIQSGASRDQGTQPQRDHGGQSLGRARENVVGLSPLGRDPLGPTLNVGSSVLSHRDNTNRGGLGVRNQRPDFRPRESFLNRDPFNNLKRPRPPFARGPPFFAPKRPFFPPRY